In the Clostridium sporogenes genome, one interval contains:
- the scfB gene encoding thioether cross-link-forming SCIFF peptide maturase translates to MADIHKFTQMGQKYVIDVNSGAVHIVDDIVYDLLDDEGLKAKEDLMHEYKGKYRKEEIEEVYEEIESLIKEDMLYSKDKYENIAYTHEKSENFIKALCLNIAHDCNLRCKYCFADEGEYKGKRELMSPGIGKKAIDFVIEKSGPRKNIEVDLFGGEPLMAFSTIKEIVEYAKEQEEKYNKTIRFTMTTNGTLLNKEIMEYLDKNMGNIVLSIDGRKEINDNVRVRVDGSGSYDSILPKIKEMVEMRDKTKQYYARGTFTRENLDFFQDVMHMANNDFDEISIEPVVLPENHPLSLREKDLPKIFEQYDKLVEEMIKRHKEGKEFKFYHFNIDLQGGPCVYKRISGCGAGHEYVAIAPSGDVYPCHQFVGNEDFKMGNIMNDFKVKEDIAKDFKKAHIYNKPECKECWARFYCSGGCQANNYNFNKDMNIPYSLGCTMQKKRIECAITLKSNTMND, encoded by the coding sequence TTGGCTGATATTCATAAGTTCACCCAAATGGGACAAAAATATGTTATAGACGTAAATTCAGGAGCAGTGCATATAGTAGATGATATAGTATATGATTTATTAGATGATGAAGGTTTAAAAGCTAAAGAAGATCTTATGCATGAATATAAAGGGAAATATAGAAAAGAGGAAATAGAAGAGGTTTATGAAGAAATAGAAAGTCTTATAAAAGAGGACATGCTATATTCTAAAGATAAGTATGAAAATATAGCTTATACCCATGAAAAAAGTGAGAATTTTATAAAGGCGTTATGCTTAAATATAGCCCATGATTGTAATTTAAGATGTAAATATTGTTTTGCAGATGAAGGAGAATATAAAGGAAAGAGAGAATTAATGTCTCCAGGGATTGGTAAAAAAGCTATAGATTTTGTTATAGAGAAATCTGGACCAAGAAAAAATATAGAGGTAGATTTATTTGGAGGAGAACCATTAATGGCTTTTTCTACTATAAAGGAAATAGTAGAATATGCTAAAGAACAAGAAGAAAAATATAATAAAACCATAAGATTTACTATGACTACTAATGGTACTCTATTAAACAAGGAAATAATGGAATATTTGGATAAAAATATGGGGAATATAGTATTAAGCATAGATGGAAGAAAAGAAATAAATGATAATGTTAGAGTTAGAGTAGATGGCAGTGGTTCTTATGACTCTATATTACCTAAGATTAAAGAGATGGTAGAGATGAGAGATAAAACAAAACAATATTATGCTAGGGGTACATTTACAAGAGAAAATTTAGATTTTTTTCAAGACGTAATGCATATGGCTAATAATGACTTTGATGAAATATCTATAGAACCAGTAGTTCTTCCAGAAAATCATCCTTTATCCTTAAGAGAAAAAGATTTACCAAAAATATTTGAACAATATGATAAATTAGTAGAAGAAATGATAAAAAGACATAAAGAAGGTAAAGAATTTAAGTTTTATCACTTTAACATAGATCTTCAAGGAGGGCCTTGTGTTTATAAAAGAATATCTGGTTGTGGAGCAGGTCATGAGTATGTGGCTATAGCTCCATCAGGAGATGTTTACCCATGTCATCAATTTGTAGGAAATGAAGACTTTAAAATGGGAAATATAATGAATGACTTTAAAGTAAAAGAAGATATAGCAAAGGACTTTAAAAAAGCTCATATATACAATAAACCAGAATGTAAGGAATGTTGGGCAAGATTTTACTGTAGTGGAGGTTGTCAAGCGAATAACTATAACTTTAATAAAGATATGAATATACCTTATAGTTTAGGATGTACTATGCAAAAAAAGAGAATAGAGTGTGCAATAACTTTAAAATCTAATACAATGAATGATTAA
- the secD gene encoding protein translocase subunit SecD — protein sequence MSYNRCKSNKRKSVIIFTLLIVVIAIFAYAGSYGLKVGNYRFKSFGESINKGLDLQGGVSMLEEIQADKVDEKTVDRTIELISMRVNKMGVSETTVTREGKKRIRIEIPGKYDAKEVIDSVGKTGELKFIGPDKSVILTGKDVKDATAYINQEDNSPTVGLDLNESGAKKFANATKKFIGQPIAIYMDEEELTKPVVQAHITNGKAVITGSKSIEEAKRQANIIKSGALPVAVKPVEVRTVGATLGANALDLSVKAGVVGVGIVFLFMILYYRVPGLLADIALVLYIVLVLVTFSAIKATLTLSGIAGLLLTIGMAVDANVLIFERIREELKTGKSIKSALESGYHRALSSILDSNITTIIAGIVLYNLGSGAVKGFALTLMIGIILSMFTAIIVTRLLLKLGYDIGILNSLACFRVKRGEE from the coding sequence ATGAGTTACAATAGGTGTAAAAGTAACAAGAGAAAAAGCGTAATAATATTTACATTATTAATTGTGGTAATAGCTATATTTGCTTATGCAGGATCTTATGGTTTGAAAGTAGGAAATTATAGATTCAAATCATTTGGAGAGAGTATCAATAAAGGATTGGATCTTCAAGGTGGAGTATCAATGCTAGAAGAAATTCAAGCAGATAAGGTAGATGAAAAAACTGTAGATAGAACTATAGAGCTTATATCTATGAGAGTTAATAAGATGGGTGTTAGTGAAACTACAGTAACAAGAGAAGGTAAAAAAAGAATAAGAATAGAAATACCAGGTAAATATGATGCTAAGGAAGTTATTGATAGTGTAGGTAAAACAGGAGAATTAAAATTTATAGGACCAGATAAGAGTGTAATACTTACAGGAAAAGATGTAAAAGATGCAACAGCTTACATAAATCAAGAAGACAATTCACCTACTGTTGGATTAGATCTAAATGAATCAGGAGCTAAAAAATTTGCAAATGCTACTAAAAAATTCATAGGCCAACCTATAGCTATATATATGGATGAAGAAGAATTGACAAAGCCAGTAGTTCAAGCACATATAACTAATGGAAAGGCTGTAATAACAGGAAGTAAAAGTATAGAAGAAGCTAAAAGACAAGCTAATATAATAAAATCAGGAGCTTTACCTGTAGCTGTTAAGCCTGTAGAGGTTAGAACAGTAGGAGCTACATTAGGTGCCAATGCATTAGATTTAAGTGTAAAGGCAGGAGTTGTGGGCGTAGGAATTGTATTTTTATTTATGATTTTATACTATAGAGTACCAGGCTTATTAGCAGATATAGCTTTGGTTTTATACATAGTATTAGTTTTAGTTACATTCTCAGCTATAAAAGCTACATTAACATTATCAGGTATAGCCGGGTTGTTATTAACAATAGGTATGGCAGTAGATGCTAATGTACTTATATTTGAAAGAATTCGAGAAGAACTTAAAACAGGAAAATCAATAAAATCCGCTTTAGAATCAGGATATCATAGAGCACTTTCTTCTATTTTGGACTCTAATATAACTACAATAATAGCAGGAATAGTTTTATATAACTTAGGCTCTGGTGCAGTTAAAGGATTTGCTTTAACTCTTATGATAGGCATAATTTTAAGTATGTTTACAGCTATAATTGTTACTAGATTACTGTTAAAGCTAGGTTATGATATAGGTATTCTTAATAGTTTAGCTTGCTTTAGAGTTAAAAGGGGGGAAGAATAG